From Halanaeroarchaeum sulfurireducens, a single genomic window includes:
- a CDS encoding tRNA (guanine(26)-N(2))-dimethyltransferase has product MEVTEGSVTIEVPEQSGDKRTEAVFFNPDQQLNRDLTIATLRAYRDREPRAESYFDATAASGIRGVRAAADGWAVSMADVDPEAVDLSRKNLTRNDLEGTVHYQNANAVLHDAETVFDVTDLDPFGSPIPFADAAFANTRDLVAVTATDTAPLCGAHFASGKRRYSAVPRNTEYHPEMGLRVLLSALARTAARYDVAATPILSHVSDHYVRTYLDLSHGATDANASIDALGHVYHCPECLHREADPGLTADPPGECPVCGSDQVVTAGPVWLEQTHDPGFVAAVREELDASMATADRADRLLERLAGELDVPMHFDQHRLYKRWSEPAIAMDEFIDALADAGFEASRTHYSGTTFKTTARVDEIRSAMA; this is encoded by the coding sequence ATGGAGGTCACCGAGGGGTCGGTCACGATCGAGGTGCCCGAGCAGTCCGGCGACAAACGGACAGAGGCCGTCTTCTTCAATCCGGACCAGCAGCTCAACCGCGACCTGACGATCGCAACCCTCCGGGCCTACCGTGACCGGGAACCGCGCGCCGAGAGTTACTTCGACGCCACGGCGGCCTCGGGCATCCGCGGCGTCCGTGCTGCAGCCGATGGCTGGGCGGTCAGTATGGCGGACGTCGACCCGGAGGCGGTCGATCTCTCCCGGAAGAATCTGACGAGAAACGATCTCGAGGGAACGGTCCACTATCAGAACGCAAACGCCGTCCTCCACGACGCGGAGACGGTCTTCGACGTCACCGATCTGGACCCGTTCGGCTCGCCGATTCCCTTCGCGGACGCCGCGTTCGCCAATACGCGGGACCTGGTCGCAGTCACCGCGACCGATACCGCCCCACTGTGTGGCGCGCACTTCGCGAGCGGCAAGCGTCGGTACAGCGCCGTCCCCCGGAACACCGAGTACCACCCGGAGATGGGGCTGCGGGTATTACTCTCCGCGCTGGCCAGGACCGCGGCCCGGTACGACGTCGCCGCCACACCCATCCTGAGCCACGTCAGCGACCACTACGTCCGCACCTACCTCGACCTCTCCCACGGGGCGACTGACGCGAACGCGTCCATCGACGCGCTCGGCCACGTCTACCACTGCCCGGAGTGTCTGCACCGGGAGGCCGATCCGGGCCTCACGGCCGATCCGCCCGGGGAGTGTCCGGTCTGTGGCAGCGATCAGGTCGTGACCGCCGGCCCGGTCTGGCTGGAGCAAACACACGACCCCGGGTTCGTCGCGGCGGTCCGCGAAGAACTCGACGCGTCGATGGCGACGGCCGACCGGGCCGACCGCCTCCTGGAGCGACTCGCCGGCGAACTCGACGTCCCGATGCACTTCGATCAACACCGGCTCTACAAACGCTGGAGCGAACCCGCGATCGCGATGGACGAATTCATCGACGCGCTCGCAGACGCGGGGTTCGAGGCGTCCCGCACTCACTACTCGGGGACGACGTTCAAGACGACCGCCAGGGTCGACGAGATTCGATCGGCGATGGCCTGA
- a CDS encoding YihY/virulence factor BrkB family protein yields the protein MSRQESTWSTIRAIVDALRRNQITFLAAAIAYYGFLSIIPLILLAISLGRALGVDISDAVLAIAGDFLTPAGKAAIASAVDAGGGAGSITLVGVGVLVWSSLRVFRGMDLAFSTVYGFHGSKSLADQVVDAVMVLAAIPVIVVAIVGLGGVLPAMHLGPISTILGPVGLAVTLTVAFVPVFYTFPDTDVTVREILPGTVLAALGWTTLVTVFTIYAGFVPSFRLYGVLGAALLLVTWLYVGGIIIMVGAVVNAVLGGRIDEDVDGTDEDVDRPDPAPDVAAIGREVAELRDDLDEKTVTKADLERDLERYVRRKLRRGKARGWGPYLVLLYGTAMTLGAFFWLDGGWAILAMVVVWLSTLGLYALMVLFGLGVAAASAPGSILDRIRDRRS from the coding sequence GTGAGCCGACAGGAATCCACGTGGTCGACGATCCGGGCCATCGTCGACGCCCTTCGACGAAATCAAATCACGTTTCTCGCCGCCGCGATCGCCTACTACGGGTTCCTCTCCATCATTCCGCTGATCCTCCTCGCCATCAGCCTCGGGAGGGCCCTCGGGGTCGACATTTCGGACGCTGTTCTCGCCATCGCCGGTGACTTTCTCACGCCCGCCGGCAAGGCGGCCATCGCGAGCGCGGTAGACGCGGGCGGTGGCGCAGGAAGCATCACGCTCGTCGGGGTCGGCGTCCTCGTCTGGTCTTCGCTTCGGGTGTTTCGGGGAATGGATCTGGCGTTCTCGACGGTATACGGGTTTCATGGGTCGAAATCCCTGGCCGACCAGGTCGTCGACGCCGTGATGGTCCTCGCGGCCATTCCGGTCATCGTCGTCGCTATCGTGGGTCTGGGTGGGGTCCTGCCAGCAATGCACCTGGGACCGATCTCGACGATCCTCGGCCCCGTCGGGCTCGCGGTGACGCTAACGGTTGCGTTCGTTCCCGTGTTCTACACGTTTCCCGACACGGACGTGACTGTCCGGGAGATCCTTCCGGGGACGGTCCTGGCTGCCCTCGGCTGGACGACTCTCGTGACCGTATTCACCATCTACGCCGGGTTCGTGCCGAGTTTCCGGCTGTACGGGGTGCTCGGCGCCGCGTTGCTCCTGGTGACCTGGCTGTACGTAGGCGGGATTATTATCATGGTGGGGGCTGTAGTCAACGCCGTGTTGGGGGGACGCATCGACGAAGACGTCGACGGCACCGACGAGGACGTTGACCGACCGGACCCGGCACCCGACGTCGCAGCGATCGGCCGGGAGGTCGCAGAACTTCGGGACGACCTCGACGAGAAGACGGTCACGAAGGCCGACCTGGAACGCGACCTGGAGCGGTACGTCAGACGAAAACTCCGACGCGGCAAGGCTCGCGGCTGGGGGCCGTACCTGGTGTTACTCTACGGGACCGCAATGACGCTGGGCGCATTCTTCTGGCTCGATGGAGGGTGGGCGATCCTCGCGATGGTGGTCGTCTGGCTGTCGACGCTCGGGCTCTATGCACTGATGGTCCTGTTCGGTCTCGGCGTCGCGGCGGCGAGCGCGCCCGGGTCGATACTCGACCGGATACGCGACCGCCGCTCATGA
- a CDS encoding phosphatase PAP2 family protein — MPVLLVVTALGDPAVVVALATLVYWLGPRYDLCDRRAGATVLATVFLALASTLFLKYAFAMPRPPAELMLVPEDGAGFPSGHVTAATATYAALAVYGNRFSSGRRYTLAAALVSVVALTRVLLGVHYVVDVVAGLVLGLVALAAVRWVSRENLALAFATSVPLAFGGTLLAGTVEAALLIGFVSGATLGWWLVDGRLTGQPIPIGAIVGAGIVGAVLIGVGYESGVPVVAGFTAAGAGALFLALPALDA; from the coding sequence GTGCCAGTCCTCCTCGTCGTGACCGCGCTGGGAGATCCGGCCGTCGTCGTTGCGCTCGCAACCCTCGTGTACTGGCTGGGCCCTCGGTACGATCTGTGTGACCGACGCGCCGGCGCGACCGTCCTCGCGACGGTGTTCCTCGCGCTCGCGTCGACACTCTTTTTGAAATACGCCTTCGCGATGCCGCGTCCACCCGCGGAACTCATGCTCGTTCCCGAGGACGGCGCCGGCTTCCCGAGTGGGCACGTAACCGCCGCGACAGCGACGTACGCGGCGTTGGCGGTCTACGGAAACCGCTTTTCCAGCGGGCGTCGATACACGCTCGCAGCCGCACTCGTCTCGGTCGTTGCACTCACCCGCGTCCTCCTCGGCGTGCATTACGTCGTGGACGTCGTCGCGGGACTCGTCCTGGGACTGGTGGCTCTGGCAGCTGTTCGCTGGGTCTCGCGCGAGAATCTGGCGCTGGCGTTCGCCACGAGCGTTCCACTGGCGTTCGGCGGGACACTCCTGGCCGGGACGGTCGAGGCCGCACTCCTGATCGGGTTCGTCTCGGGGGCCACACTGGGATGGTGGCTCGTCGACGGACGCCTCACCGGTCAGCCGATACCGATAGGAGCCATCGTCGGGGCGGGAATTGTGGGGGCCGTGCTGATCGGCGTTGGATACGAATCGGGAGTGCCCGTCGTCGCTGGCTTCACTGCGGCCGGTGCGGGGGCGTTGTTCCTGGCGCTACCGGCTCTCGACGCCTAG
- the glnA gene encoding type I glutamate--ammonia ligase produces the protein MTNGRELPDGGLSAEEQAVVERIEQENIDFLRLQFTDILGTVKNVSIPASQAEKAFQKGIYFDGSSIEGFVRIQESDMRLDPDPETFAVLPWRRKDDGGAARLICDVVDTETGEPFSGDPRHVLQRAIDRAAEMGFTLNAGPEPEFFIFAKDEGTATTQPHDTGGYFDLGPKDLASDMRREMIYALEEMNFEVESSHHEVADGQHEISFKYADALATADNIATFRSVVRAVAEMHDVHATFMPKPIARINGSGMHTHLSLFTEDGVNAFYDSDDEFNLSETAYHFLAGILEHAPAITAIANPTVNSYKRLVPGYEAPVYVAWSDVNRSALVRKPAARTPASSRIELRSPDPTANPYLALAVMLQAGLDGIDRGLEAPDPVRENIYEFDEDKREEYGIETLPGSLGEAIDALEADDVVLDALGEHVAGKFTEAKRKEFAEYKTAVSAWETDRYLEKF, from the coding sequence ATGACAAACGGACGCGAACTTCCTGATGGAGGGCTTTCGGCAGAAGAACAGGCGGTCGTCGAACGTATCGAGCAAGAGAACATCGATTTTCTCCGTCTCCAGTTCACCGATATCCTTGGAACTGTAAAGAACGTCTCCATTCCCGCGAGTCAGGCTGAAAAAGCCTTCCAGAAAGGGATCTACTTCGACGGGTCGAGCATCGAGGGATTCGTCCGCATTCAGGAATCGGACATGCGCCTCGATCCCGACCCTGAAACCTTCGCCGTCCTGCCCTGGCGGCGCAAGGACGACGGGGGCGCGGCGCGCCTCATCTGTGACGTCGTCGACACGGAGACGGGCGAGCCCTTCTCCGGGGACCCCCGCCACGTCTTGCAGCGGGCCATCGACCGCGCGGCGGAGATGGGATTCACGCTGAACGCCGGGCCCGAACCGGAATTTTTCATCTTCGCGAAGGACGAGGGGACCGCCACGACCCAGCCTCACGACACAGGCGGCTACTTCGACCTCGGTCCCAAGGACCTCGCCTCGGACATGCGCCGGGAGATGATCTACGCCCTCGAGGAGATGAACTTCGAAGTCGAGTCGAGCCACCACGAGGTCGCCGACGGCCAGCACGAGATCAGCTTCAAGTACGCCGACGCACTCGCCACGGCGGACAACATCGCCACCTTCCGGTCGGTCGTTCGAGCCGTCGCGGAGATGCACGACGTCCACGCCACGTTCATGCCCAAACCCATCGCTCGCATCAACGGCTCGGGGATGCACACGCACCTCTCGCTGTTCACCGAGGATGGTGTGAACGCCTTCTACGACAGCGACGACGAGTTCAACCTTTCCGAGACGGCCTACCACTTCCTGGCGGGCATCCTCGAACACGCGCCGGCGATCACCGCGATCGCCAATCCGACGGTAAACTCGTACAAACGTCTGGTGCCGGGGTACGAGGCGCCAGTCTACGTGGCCTGGTCCGACGTGAACCGGTCCGCGCTCGTGCGCAAACCGGCCGCCAGGACTCCCGCGTCCTCGCGCATCGAGTTGCGGTCGCCGGATCCCACGGCCAACCCCTACCTCGCGCTGGCCGTGATGCTCCAGGCTGGCCTCGATGGCATCGATCGCGGTCTCGAGGCGCCCGACCCGGTCCGTGAGAACATCTACGAGTTCGACGAAGACAAACGCGAGGAGTACGGCATCGAGACCCTCCCGGGTAGTCTCGGCGAGGCCATCGATGCCCTCGAAGCGGACGACGTCGTCCTCGACGCCCTCGGCGAGCACGTCGCCGGGAAGTTCACCGAGGCCAAACGCAAGGAATTCGCCGAGTACAAAACTGCCGTCTCCGCCTGGGAGACCGACCGGTATCTGGAGAAGTTCTAG
- the lrp gene encoding HTH-type transcriptional regulator Lrp, with protein sequence MTYENLDASLINALLDDGRASLRSLAEELDVSVTTVSNHLKDLESEGIIEGYTPVINYEKVGYDVTAIVQLKVEGNALPDITDRLKGHEQMTDVYEVTGEFDIVAVGKFTDTDDMNALIKDLLADADIREASTSVVLDAPVECNQFELDVSE encoded by the coding sequence ATGACCTACGAAAATCTCGACGCGTCGCTCATCAACGCCCTTCTCGACGATGGCCGTGCCAGTCTCCGCAGCCTGGCGGAGGAACTCGACGTCTCCGTCACGACAGTCTCGAATCACCTCAAGGATCTGGAATCCGAGGGAATCATCGAGGGATACACCCCGGTCATCAACTACGAGAAGGTGGGCTACGACGTCACCGCGATCGTACAGCTCAAAGTCGAAGGCAACGCGCTGCCCGACATCACCGACCGCCTCAAAGGACACGAGCAGATGACGGACGTCTACGAGGTCACGGGCGAATTCGACATCGTCGCCGTGGGCAAGTTTACCGACACGGACGACATGAACGCACTGATAAAAGACCTGCTCGCGGACGCCGACATCAGGGAAGCGAGCACGAGCGTCGTCCTCGACGCCCCAGTCGAGTGCAACCAGTTCGAACTCGACGTCAGCGAGTAA
- the thsB gene encoding thermosome subunit beta — protein MSQQRMQGQPMIIMGDDAQRVKDKDAQEHNISAARAVADSVRSTLGPKGMDKMLVSSMGDVTVTNDGVTILQEMDIDNPTAEMIVEVAETQEDEAGDGTTTAVAIAGELLKNAEDLLERDIHPTAIIKGYNVAAERAREEVDDIAIDVDPDDEDLVRSVAETSMTGKGSELNKELLSGIIYEAIEQISVAADDGSTVVDMESLNIETQTGRSVSESELLVGAAIDKDPVHDDMPSEVEDADILLLNEAVEVEETEADTQVSVDDPEQLQKFLDQEEEQLREKVDQIVDTGADVVFCQKGIDDMAQHFLAKEGVLAVRRTKKSDMEFLKNVLGAAIVKDLDAASADDLGTGSVTRDSDDELFYVESDSDEALGVTILLRGSTDHVVDEVERGISDALDVAAQAVTDGRVLPGGGAIEVELADRLRSFADGVEGREQLAVEAFADSLELVPRVLAENAGLDSIDTLVDLRAAHEAGDQLAGLNVFTGEVEDTFDAGVVEPAHSKEQGLNSASEAANLVLKIDDIISAGDLSTDKGEDEGAGAGGMGGMGGMGGMGGAM, from the coding sequence ATGTCTCAACAGCGAATGCAAGGACAGCCCATGATCATCATGGGAGATGACGCACAGCGAGTAAAGGACAAGGACGCCCAGGAGCACAACATCTCCGCGGCGCGAGCGGTCGCGGACTCGGTCCGCTCGACGCTCGGCCCGAAGGGCATGGACAAGATGCTCGTCTCCTCGATGGGCGACGTCACCGTCACGAACGACGGCGTCACCATCCTCCAGGAGATGGACATCGACAACCCGACGGCCGAGATGATCGTCGAGGTCGCCGAAACACAGGAGGACGAGGCCGGAGACGGCACCACGACCGCGGTCGCCATCGCGGGCGAACTCCTCAAGAACGCCGAGGACCTTCTCGAGCGGGACATCCACCCGACGGCCATCATCAAAGGATACAACGTGGCAGCCGAGCGCGCCCGCGAAGAGGTCGACGACATCGCCATCGACGTCGACCCCGACGACGAGGACCTCGTGCGTAGCGTCGCCGAGACCTCCATGACCGGCAAGGGCTCAGAACTCAACAAGGAGCTCCTCTCTGGCATTATCTACGAGGCCATCGAACAGATCTCCGTCGCGGCCGACGACGGCTCCACGGTCGTCGACATGGAGAGCCTCAACATCGAGACCCAGACCGGTCGCAGCGTGAGCGAGTCCGAGTTGCTCGTCGGCGCGGCCATCGACAAGGATCCGGTCCACGACGACATGCCCAGCGAGGTCGAGGACGCGGACATCCTCCTGCTCAACGAGGCCGTCGAGGTCGAGGAGACCGAAGCGGATACCCAGGTCTCCGTGGACGACCCCGAACAGCTTCAGAAGTTCCTGGACCAGGAAGAAGAGCAGCTCCGCGAGAAAGTCGATCAGATCGTCGACACGGGCGCCGACGTTGTCTTCTGCCAGAAGGGCATCGACGACATGGCCCAGCACTTCCTGGCGAAAGAGGGCGTTCTCGCCGTGCGCCGGACGAAGAAATCCGACATGGAGTTCCTCAAAAACGTCCTCGGTGCGGCCATCGTCAAGGACCTCGACGCCGCCTCGGCCGACGACCTTGGCACCGGGAGCGTCACTCGCGACTCCGACGACGAACTGTTCTACGTCGAGAGTGATAGCGACGAGGCCCTTGGCGTGACCATCCTGCTCCGCGGCTCCACCGACCACGTCGTCGACGAGGTCGAGCGGGGCATCTCCGACGCACTGGACGTCGCCGCCCAGGCGGTGACCGACGGTCGCGTCCTGCCCGGCGGTGGCGCCATCGAAGTCGAGCTGGCCGACCGCCTGCGCTCGTTCGCAGACGGCGTCGAGGGCCGCGAACAGCTGGCCGTCGAGGCCTTCGCCGACTCCCTCGAACTCGTTCCGCGCGTGCTGGCGGAGAACGCGGGTCTCGATTCCATCGACACGCTCGTCGACCTGCGTGCCGCCCACGAGGCGGGCGACCAGCTCGCGGGCCTGAACGTCTTCACGGGCGAGGTCGAGGACACCTTCGACGCCGGTGTCGTCGAACCTGCCCACTCCAAAGAACAGGGACTCAACTCTGCCTCAGAGGCCGCCAACCTGGTCCTCAAGATCGACGATATCATCTCCGCCGGCGATCTCTCCACCGACAAAGGTGAGGACGAGGGCGCCGGTGCCGGCGGCATGGGCGGCATGGGCGGAATGGGCGGCATGGGCGGCGCGATGTAA
- a CDS encoding DUF7124 domain-containing protein, with translation MTRNSTDTPTRLTDGGRPTPGVPDVSEKSTDEHDRSDADDATAESESAERQQTASGRAMPGVPQTGAASTETESSHNHGDGGGDSCGTEESHDETEHDLTTAISLRGLKRAEMPSSVVSDAKTWSDWVGVVGEASGPAMNTYFRKNAVDVDFFNDASQGPADRLARIDEGHHFYSERRVLVGLPEEKEWAEEAGWEFQSFEEVSQESGWTLENA, from the coding sequence ATGACGCGGAACTCCACCGACACACCGACCCGCCTGACCGACGGGGGCCGACCGACGCCGGGTGTCCCGGACGTCAGCGAGAAATCGACCGACGAACACGACCGGAGTGATGCCGACGACGCGACCGCAGAATCGGAATCGGCCGAGCGCCAGCAGACGGCAAGTGGGCGAGCGATGCCGGGTGTCCCACAGACGGGAGCCGCATCCACGGAGACGGAGAGCAGCCACAATCACGGCGACGGAGGTGGCGACAGTTGTGGAACCGAGGAAAGCCACGACGAGACGGAACACGATCTCACGACGGCCATCAGCCTGCGCGGGCTGAAACGCGCCGAGATGCCGAGCTCGGTCGTCTCCGACGCGAAGACATGGTCTGACTGGGTCGGCGTCGTCGGGGAGGCAAGCGGGCCCGCGATGAACACCTACTTCCGCAAGAACGCCGTCGACGTCGACTTCTTCAACGACGCCTCCCAGGGGCCGGCGGATCGGCTGGCACGCATCGACGAGGGCCACCACTTCTACTCGGAGCGCCGGGTGCTCGTCGGTCTCCCGGAGGAAAAAGAGTGGGCGGAGGAGGCCGGCTGGGAGTTCCAGTCGTTCGAAGAGGTCTCCCAGGAGTCGGGGTGGACCCTCGAGAACGCCTGA
- a CDS encoding ribonuclease H-like domain-containing protein, whose protein sequence is MRVENSFIPVRGVGETTERSLWREGITHWDAFTPDAVGPKTGERIETYLASARPRLDDRDAGFFAETMPDRCHWRLYENFRDDALFFDIETTGLSKREHAVTTVSVHRNGKTRTYVQGTDLTRDVLEREFDEASLAVTFNGKQFDVPFLEYAFDVDIDLAHLDLRFLGERLDFTGGLKQVERDLGIDRDNPDISGRDAVRLWHEYDRGGDTDALKTLISYNRDDARNLEALADELTGRLHDRLFPDQ, encoded by the coding sequence ATGCGCGTCGAGAACAGCTTCATCCCGGTGCGCGGTGTCGGAGAAACCACCGAGCGGTCGCTCTGGCGCGAGGGGATCACCCACTGGGACGCGTTCACCCCCGACGCGGTCGGCCCGAAGACCGGCGAGCGAATCGAGACGTATCTGGCCAGTGCCCGCCCCCGTCTCGACGACCGCGACGCAGGGTTTTTCGCCGAGACGATGCCGGATCGGTGTCACTGGCGCCTCTACGAGAATTTCCGCGACGACGCCCTCTTTTTCGACATCGAGACGACCGGACTGAGCAAGCGCGAGCACGCGGTCACGACAGTATCAGTTCACCGCAACGGCAAGACGCGCACGTACGTCCAGGGAACAGATCTCACCCGAGACGTCCTCGAACGGGAGTTCGACGAGGCATCCCTCGCGGTGACGTTCAACGGCAAGCAATTCGACGTGCCCTTTCTGGAGTACGCCTTCGATGTCGACATCGACCTCGCCCACCTCGATCTGCGATTTCTCGGCGAGCGACTCGACTTCACGGGCGGTTTGAAGCAGGTCGAACGCGACCTCGGGATCGACCGAGATAACCCAGATATCTCGGGGCGTGACGCCGTTCGGCTCTGGCACGAGTACGACCGAGGTGGCGATACCGACGCCCTCAAGACCTTGATCTCGTACAATCGCGACGACGCCCGGAACCTGGAGGCGCTCGCCGACGAACTGACCGGACGCCTCCACGACCGACTGTTCCCCGACCAGTAA
- a CDS encoding NAD(P)H-binding protein yields MHVLIVGCGYVGLELGRHLTPDHRVTGVRRSDRGLQAIADAGLEAVRADASNPSDLVALPDVDAVVYAASARGEASARETYVESLRTLIDHFDERRDPPSQFLYTSSTGVYSDHEGQWVDETTELRPTSERERILREAERIALERGSSIADRTVVRFGGIYGPGRSPVQRYLTGPVSPGYGNFVHRADAAGAVAHLLTETEDCAPIVNVVDDQPIDRPELARWIAERHDETPPAVVPLDDRDLADARAERLAANKRVANDRLHACGYDLRYPSVTAGIQDGLESD; encoded by the coding sequence ATGCACGTTCTCATCGTCGGCTGTGGATACGTGGGACTCGAACTCGGCCGACACCTGACGCCGGATCACCGGGTAACTGGCGTTCGCCGTTCCGATCGGGGCTTGCAGGCGATCGCCGACGCTGGCCTGGAGGCCGTCCGGGCGGACGCGTCGAATCCGTCCGACCTCGTCGCGCTCCCTGACGTCGACGCTGTCGTCTATGCGGCGAGTGCCCGTGGCGAAGCCAGCGCGCGCGAGACGTACGTCGAGAGCCTGCGCACGCTCATCGACCATTTCGACGAACGCCGGGACCCTCCCAGCCAATTTCTCTATACCTCGAGTACCGGAGTGTACAGCGACCACGAGGGGCAGTGGGTCGACGAGACGACGGAGCTTCGACCGACGAGCGAGCGTGAACGGATCCTTCGCGAGGCTGAACGAATCGCGCTCGAACGAGGCTCGTCGATAGCGGACCGGACCGTCGTTCGCTTTGGCGGGATCTACGGGCCCGGTCGCTCACCGGTCCAACGATATCTGACTGGCCCGGTCTCGCCCGGGTACGGTAACTTCGTCCATCGCGCCGACGCCGCCGGCGCCGTCGCACACCTGTTGACGGAAACCGAGGATTGCGCTCCGATCGTCAACGTCGTCGACGACCAACCCATCGACCGCCCCGAACTCGCGCGATGGATCGCGGAGCGACACGACGAAACGCCCCCAGCGGTGGTACCACTCGACGATCGGGACCTGGCCGACGCGCGTGCAGAACGACTAGCGGCGAACAAACGCGTCGCGAACGACAGGCTTCACGCGTGTGGATACGACCTCCGGTACCCGTCGGTCACAGCCGGCATTCAGGACGGCCTTGAATCGGATTGA